A genomic window from Bicyclus anynana chromosome 11, ilBicAnyn1.1, whole genome shotgun sequence includes:
- the LOC112050516 gene encoding uncharacterized protein LOC112050516 translates to MENVLIQNKVRLLFEKISDPNYVMNNYYADHFFTKIRCADPEVSHLRTWPCLADLIIEALNHAGHYHNTVKVFLIRILGVVAQGEVNFAKIFPKKGDEIAKAFSEINSQTMDSSLRVAYLEVALALVNHNSGVCWLLESGAWMEILKLCNEKRTVFVVRQTYKFASSFLWKLNNMGDEANVKLVLLYVMSPVTDVDLIRIDSMTSEEEDLHCKTFEPMLQILLAVVSNEHYIKTNNIVIEFILKDAKVPTYLYIMLDRLRREDVSMLITKCLFWLSIGKIFLAKPLTSNIKYDREDFIELTVTYFNTIQHLIQRRCTTTIFDYCNACNLIWGLVWKNEKSVTWEHDGKKVEFQKQLLVICLVPSLVYITLGQNTSLTSCDRVNDYIFKVMNSTCEHTARTAYALRDLMLQLDTQSVTLQSVKRLTCLKDHLNDDQANLVFQALFYVLKEYDPIDEHGDMKQEVINAEDDQEKVLVMTYVLDTLLSLVKNYNINWKESLEIICLHTVVYNILKRSNLSCKFVVTALNVISLTVKKFLPPNLSLLMESKPGSTMHELGKLIYIKMHDMNWEVRDSALELLYVVTDISFIKFPPFQKQILSNNLINVATTMALNDHEFYVRASALRCVGAASKMSPLWEHLKIEYPNIQELLLSILDNNPEGIVRKEACSVLCDVYQNVKMTQNFRATIYEHMVCAALSDFHWEVQVTALKFWKIVIQSFLNDQGMLDGTFPPVTFSRETRKIVTLNDREIQRRLSRILDELSSIGCLTVLVKLLHEDTEVDIMEAALSISMELLDTLEKYKVPENLKPNENDPKTVDELLRQIKLDNFVNLNGDVDAAQNLAKADNVIEGILKADDINLLANIYERHMSLDTDETEVKNQIKLLKFASPYLFVTFLKSRDFKQVIEYKKNWKDGIKSLSSLLDDVLGIYEVNDEVNSLDCY, encoded by the exons ATGGaaaatgttttaatacaaaataaagtgAGGCTTTTATTTGAAAAGATTTCTGATCCGAATTATGTTATGAACAACTATTATGCCGACCATTTCTTTACAAAAATTAGATGCGCCGACCCCG aagTATCTCATCTTAGAACTTGGCCGTGTCTTGCTGATCTTATAATAGAGGCTCTTAACCATGCAGGTCATTATCATAACACAGTCAAGGTATTCCTTATCAGGATATTGGGAGTAGTAGCTCAAGGGGAAGTAAATTTTGCTAAAATATTCCCTAAAAAAGGTGATGAAATTGCTAAAGCTTTTAGTGAAATTAATTCACAAACCATGGACTCAAGCCTGAGAGTTGCCTACTTGGAAGTAGCACTTGCTCTGGTGAACCATAACTCTGGAGTCTGTTGGTTGTTAGAAAGTGGAGCCTGGATGGAAATACTCAAGCTTTGCAATGAAAAACGAACAGTTTTTGTGGTCCGTCAAACTTATAAGTTTGCTTCATCTTTTCTCTGGAAATTGAACAATATGGGTGATGAAGCCAACGTCAAACTGGTACTGTTATATGTTATGAGTCCAGTGACTGATGTAGACTTAATCAGAATTGACTCAATGACTAGCGAAGAGGAAGATCTCCATTGCAAAACTTTTGAACCGATGCTTCAGATACTGTTAGCTGTTGTAAGCAATGAACACTATATAAAgacaaataatattgtaatagaaTTCATACTCAAAGATGCAAAAGTCCCAACATATTTGTACATAATGCTCGATAGATTAAGAAGGGAAGATGTTTCAATGCTTATCACAAAATGTCTTTTTTGGTTGTCAATTGGCAAAATATTTCTTGCTAAACCTCTGACAAGTAACATAAAGTATGACCGTGAAGATTTCATTGAACTAACTGTAACTTACTTCAATACTATACAACATCTTATTCAGAGGCGTTGCACAACCACAATATTTGATTATTGCAATGCATGTAATTTAATATGGGGCCTTGTTTGGAAAAATGAGAAGTCAGTAACTTGGGAACATGATGGTAAAAAAGTTGAATTCCAAAAACAACTACTAGTTATTTGCCTTGTTCCCTCTCTTGTGTATATAACACTCGGACAGAATACTTCTCTAACGTCATGTGATAGAGtcaatgattatatttttaaagtcatGAACAGTACCTGTGAACATACAGCGCGCACAGCTTATGCTTTGAGAGACCTAATGCTGCAATTAGATACACAGTCGGTGACATTGCAGAGTGTAAAAAGACTGACGTGTCTAAAGGACCATTTGAATGATGATCAagctaatttagtttttcaagcTCTGTTTTATGTGCTTAAAGAATATGACCCCATAGATGAACATGGAGATATGAAACAAGAAGTAATTAATGCTGAGGATGATCAAGAAAAAGTCCTTGTAATGACGTATGTCTTAGACACATTGCTGTCGCTTGTTAAGAATTATAACATAAACTGGAAAGAGAGTCTTGAAATCATATGTTTACACACtgttgtatataatattttgaaaaggtCCAATCTTTCTTGCAAG tttgttGTAACAGCATTGAATGTTATAAGTCTAACTGTGAAGAAATTCCTGCCCCCGAATCTGTCTCTGCTAATGGAGTCAAAGCCTGGGTCGACTATGCATGAGTTAGGAAAGCTAATTTACATTAAGATGCACGACATGAACTGGGAGGTTCGCGATTCAGCGCTTGAGCTACTTTATGTCGTAACTGACATCTCTTTCATAA AATTTCCTccatttcaaaaacaaatactgTCAAACAATCTGATCAATGTAGCAACTACCATGGCTTTGAACGACCATGAGTTTTATGTGAGGGCATCCGCTTTACGTTGTGTAGGCGCGGCGAGCAAAATGAGCCCCCTGTGGGAGCACTTGAAGATTGAATATCCTAACATACAG GAACTGCTCCTATCGATTCTTGATAATAATCCAGAAGGTATTGTTCGCAAAGAAGCATGCAGCGTACTCTGCGATGTGTACCAAAATGTTAAAATGACGCAAAACTTCCGTGCAACTATTTACGAGCATATGGTGTGCGCCGCCCTGAGTGATTTTCATTGGGAGGTCCAAGTAACTGCGctaaaattttggaaaattgtGATTCAGTCCTTCCTTAATGACCAGGGTATGCTTGATGGCACATTCCCCCCTGTTACATTCTCAAGAGAAACCAGAAAAATTGTAACACTCAACGATAGAGAAATTCAAAGAAGATTATCAAGAATCCTCGATGAACTCTCTTCTATTGGATGTCTCACAGTTCTAGTTAAACTTTTACACGAAGACACAGAAGTAGATATTATGGAAGCAGCTCTTTCTATTTCTATGGAACTATTGGATACTTTAGAAAAGTACAAAGtacctgaaaatttaaaacctAATGAAAATGATCCGAAAACAGTAGATGAACTGTTAAGACAAATCAAACTTGATAACTTTGTTAATCTCAATGGTGATGTTGATGCAGCACAGAATTTAGCTAAAGCGGATAACGTTATTGAAGGCATTTTGAAAGctgatgatattaatttattagcaaACATTTATGAAAGGCATATGAGTTTAGATACTGATGAAACTGAAgtgaaaaatcaaattaaactaTTGAAATTTGCATCGCCATATCTATTTGTTACATTCCTTAAGAGTAGAGATTTTAAACAGGTCatagagtataaaaaaaattggaaagaTGGTATCAAAAGTCTTTCATCTTTGTTAGATGATGTTTTGGGTATTTATGAAGTCAACGATGAAGTTAATTCTTTAGATTGTTACTGA